CACCCGATATTCTTTCGGCTTGAGCTATTGTCTCAGGCCGAATCTTAGCGAATTTCTGCCTTGCTTCGGTTGCCAAGCCATCGATTGCATTATAGTCAATACCTGTGGGAATTTTTTTAGCTTCTTGACGGTGGAGCCGATCAATTTGAACTTGTTCTTTTTTAATATATCCGGCGTACTTAATATTAATTTCAACCTGTTCTTTAACATAACGATTTGATGAGATTTCTTCTCCTGTCAGCCGTTCAATGTCATCAATTGTTACTTTAGGCCGTCTTAAAAAGATATCTGCTTTAACACCAGCACCCATTGCATTTTCACCAATTCCACTCAAATATTGTTGAATTTCAAAATTGGGATGAATGGTCAAACTAGCCAATTTTGCCTTAACATTTGCAATTTGTTTTTTCTTATCTTCAAATTTAGCATAGCGTTCATCTGAAATTAAGCCCAACTTGTAACCATAATCAGTTAACCGCAGGTCAGCGTTATCGTGGCGCAGAATTAACCGATACTCAGCACGAGAGGTAAGCAAGCGATACGGTTCCTCAGTACCCTTAGTTACCAAATCGTCAATTAAGACACCAATATAGGCTTCATCCCTGCCCAAAGTAAAACCAGGCTTGCCAGCAGCACGCAAAGCAGCATTAATCCCAGCAATTAGTCCTTGCCCAGCTGCTTCTTCATAGCCAGAAGTACCGTTCATTTGACCAGCAGTAAACAAGTTCTTAATATTTTTGGTTTCCAAAGTATGCTTTAACTGCCACGGATCAACAACATCGTATTCAATTGCATAACCTGGGCGCATCATTTCAGCATGTTCTAGTCCAGCAACTGAGTGCAGCATCTTCAACTGAATTTCTTCTGGCATTGAAGTTGAAAAGTCGCCAACATAGACTTCCTTGGTAGTTTTTCCTTCTGGCTCTAAGAAAATTTGGTGGCGCGGTTTATCAGCAAACCGGACAACCTTGGTTTCAATTGACGGACAATAACGCGGACCAACGCCCTTAATCTGACCCGAAAACATTGGCGAACGTGTCAGATTTTCATTAATAATCTTGTGCGTTTCCTGATTGGTATAAGTCATCCAGCAAGAAACTTGATCCTTTAAGTAGTCTTCATCCCTACTGGTAAAGGAAAAGTGGCGGGGCTCTTCATCTCCAGGTTCCTCTTCAGTCTTGGAATAATCAATCGTATTACCATTAACGCGTGGCGGGGTACCAGTCTTAAAACGGCGCAGTTTAAAGCCTAATTTTTCCAAATTTTCGGATAATTTAATCGCTGGCACCGTGTTATTAGGACCTGAAGAATAATTCAATTCCCCAATAAAAATACGGCCGCGAGCAGAGGTACCTGTTGTGAGCACAACGCTTTTAGCATGATAGCAAGCACCTGTGTTAGTGATAAGGCCTGTACATACCCCATCTTCAACAATTAACTCGTCCACTGTTGCCTGACGCAAAGTTAAATTAGGGGTATTCTCAATAACGTCCTTCATTTGTTCATGATATTGCCACTTGTCAGCTTGAGCCCGTAAAGCACGTACTGCTGGGCCCTTACCCGTATTTAGCATCCGCATTTGGATATAGGTGGCATCAATATTTTTACCCATTTGGCCACCCAAAGCATCAATTTCACGCACAACCGTCCCTTTAGCTGGACCACCAACGGACGGATTACACGGCATGAAGGCAACCATATCAAGGCTAATTGTCAGTAATAACGTCTTTTGGCCCATTCTGGCACTAGCCAAAGCTGCCTCGCTGCCGGCATGACCAGCACCAACAACAATGACATCATAATCATTTGAGTCGTAACTCTTAATCATTTCCACTTCTACTCCTATTTTCCTAAACAAAATTGACTAAACAATTCATTAACTAGCTCATCAGGACTGCTTTCGCCAGTAATCTCGCCTAAAGTGTCCCACGCGCCGTTAAAATCAATCTGAGCAATATCTACCGGCACTTCATCTTTAACCGCCTGAATAACATCTTGCAGCTGTTTTTTAGCCTTTTCTAATAGACCAACTTGGCGCTGGTTAGTGACCATCACCTGATCATTAGAGTTTTCAATCCCACTAAAGAACAATTTTCTAATTGCTTCTTCTAGTTCAGTAAGATTTTTTTCTTGCAAAATCGACGTAGCAATTACTTCGCTACCCGTTATTTTTTTAATTTCACTAACCGTTAATTTTTGCCCTAAATCCGTCTTATTTAAAATTACAATTCTCTTTTTAGCATCTGTTGCTGCAATCAGCGCCTTGTCTTCTGATGATAAATCCTGACTAGAATCAAGTAGTAATAAAACTAAATCCGCTTGAGCCAGCGCCTTTTTAGACCGTTCGACGCCAATTTTTTCAACTTTATTATCAGTATGCCGAATCCCAGCCGTATCAATCAGTTTCAGCGGCACTCCTTTAATTGCAACATATTCCTCTAACGTATCTCGAGTTGTTCCCGCAACATCGGTAACAATC
The sequence above is a segment of the Lactobacillus sp. ESL0677 genome. Coding sequences within it:
- the mnmG gene encoding tRNA uridine-5-carboxymethylaminomethyl(34) synthesis enzyme MnmG; protein product: MIKSYDSNDYDVIVVGAGHAGSEAALASARMGQKTLLLTISLDMVAFMPCNPSVGGPAKGTVVREIDALGGQMGKNIDATYIQMRMLNTGKGPAVRALRAQADKWQYHEQMKDVIENTPNLTLRQATVDELIVEDGVCTGLITNTGACYHAKSVVLTTGTSARGRIFIGELNYSSGPNNTVPAIKLSENLEKLGFKLRRFKTGTPPRVNGNTIDYSKTEEEPGDEEPRHFSFTSRDEDYLKDQVSCWMTYTNQETHKIINENLTRSPMFSGQIKGVGPRYCPSIETKVVRFADKPRHQIFLEPEGKTTKEVYVGDFSTSMPEEIQLKMLHSVAGLEHAEMMRPGYAIEYDVVDPWQLKHTLETKNIKNLFTAGQMNGTSGYEEAAGQGLIAGINAALRAAGKPGFTLGRDEAYIGVLIDDLVTKGTEEPYRLLTSRAEYRLILRHDNADLRLTDYGYKLGLISDERYAKFEDKKKQIANVKAKLASLTIHPNFEIQQYLSGIGENAMGAGVKADIFLRRPKVTIDDIERLTGEEISSNRYVKEQVEINIKYAGYIKKEQVQIDRLHRQEAKKIPTGIDYNAIDGLATEARQKFAKIRPETIAQAERISGVNPADLAILSVYIQNGHYEKIKK